TTTTCATTTAGATAAGTGAACAGATTGAAGCATTGGGCAGATAaattcaatctctctctcccctactgAAGTATATTAAAGAACACACAGACAAAGGGTTGCTCAAGCCCCACACCCTCTCTCAACCACATCAGAGACATTAGAAAAGTACTTTGATTCCTGTGTTTGTACATGGAATTGAGCAACACTGAAAATAACACTTTAAGCTGCCAACTACTCAAAAATTTACAGCCATTTGATAATTTGTTTGTACCCATAGACTATAAGTGGGACCTGTAATAAAATGGCAGTGTGCAGTCTTCCTCCTCAGTGCACACGTCTGTTGGACATAACCTCCAACATGACCCTTCGTAACAATTTCCTTCCACCTAGTTCTCCATCATTCCTCTCCCCACAAAGTCAGTGGCAACTAAGCATGCTGAATGGGCAGCTTGTTAAAtaattctccccccgcccccggttGCTGATATCTCCCTCTTGTGCAATATAAGTGACATTCACTCTTGAACTTGGAAAATATAGGAAATATTTCTATAGGAATATATATGACATATAAAATatatcttttttgttttaaacttttaaaaaattgtgttatTCTATGCTATTTTATTATGAAAAAACACATGTACATTTGCATTACCTTAAACTGTCACTAAGCATGTATCTGAAAGTACTGTCCTTTCTGCATATCCCATTAACAGTTTTAAAGTTAATACATGTGTTTAATGGTAAAATCCTTTCTTTCTCAACCCACCTGTTTTGAGGAGAAACTTACTATTGCAAGgaaaaatatttcaatatttacatTACATAATTAAGcagtaaaacagaaacaacaaaagccAGGAGTAAGTATCCTTCTTTTACAGTAGGCTTGTATTTAGGCCACCAATTTATAGAAACAAGATGACAGCAGACAACAActtatttgaaaatttaattttGACTGGACCCATTTTTATGATGTAGTAATTTTCCACAGATGCAGCTTCAACTTGCACACACAGTATATCAgggacaggatttttttttggatAAAAGTCTTCAGAACATGAGGAGATTCCTGTATGATTGGCATGTTCATTTGTTTACTATTTAATAGCAAATCCAAGGACACATGATAAAGTGAGTTGAAATTTTACATTCCTCTTCCTAAAAGGACAGGATATTTAGCACATGCCACCTGTCTGCTGTTGAATCAATAGTATCCTCATCTTCCATTTCCAACTGTGCAGGTATGTCTGTTTATTAATTGGTTGTTCAAATCTGAATCTAATCTGTCTCATTGACAAACCCTGTCTCTCACAATAGGCCTTAATTAGTTCACTTAGTGTGGTGTGTGccgttttattttaaattggacCACTGATCCATCTTGGCCAGCTACTTTTAAATTGATAAGGTCATTCTCCATTTTTACTCCTTCCTCGGGCTTCGCCTCGGACATGGTGTTATGTCAGGCAGGGACCTCTCAAGGAGCAAGTCTGCACGCGCTCGGAGCCGCCGTCTTCCTAAAATATATCATAATATATaatgcatctatctatctagacagataaaataatagaataaaattgtagagttggaaaattATCCATTGATATCCCAcccttcaaaataaaatgtttccaAGGCAGCTTAAAATATAGActataataaaacaattaaaaggaaCATTATAAAATACATCAAGGCAGAATGCTTTTCAAACCGAATTTAGGAGCCATTAAGCATTGATCCCCAACAATAATGAAGTCAAGGAGTTGAGTGCCAACAAGACGGGAGCCAAATTGGGGCCACCACAAAGaaaagagggaggtatcagcatgcTTGAGGGAACCATgaaatataattatatatatttcctAAATTAGGAGGCAATgctccccccagccccccaacAAGAAACAGCCGTGCCATAGCTATGTGCCGTGCCATAGCTATGAAATGTTGAGTTTCAATTGAAAAAGAAACTGAGGAAAACAAAGTCGGGGCAGAGTAGAATCCACGTTGTTTGGACGGAATGGCTTTC
Above is a window of Lacerta agilis isolate rLacAgi1 chromosome 3, rLacAgi1.pri, whole genome shotgun sequence DNA encoding:
- the LOC117043387 gene encoding LOW QUALITY PROTEIN: small ubiquitin-related modifier 3-like (The sequence of the model RefSeq protein was modified relative to this genomic sequence to represent the inferred CDS: inserted 3 bases in 2 codons; deleted 2 bases in 1 codon), producing the protein MSEAKPEEGVKMENDLINLKVAGQDGSVVQFKIKRHTPLSELIKAYCERQGLSMRQIRFRFEQPINXTDIPAQLEMEDEDTIDXQQQTGGMC